gctcaacgtttACAGAGTGTCTgcttttacagttttgaatatatttggacttaggctaatccgcgtaactgcgctgccgggtacgccagcggcggagcggcgttcttatgtatatcttatatatctagacttatcgggagagcgagctatgtatgtacgtatgtaatatacatttggtcggcgtgggaatgctgaccatgcacttatactttgtggccttcgagtgggcaatgcacttatactttttggccttcaattgggcgatcatgttacatccgccctgggccttactgcgtgcataaacataaacataaacatagcaacaaagtgctgccatatgttaatatgctattttatttaattgttcttaatattgcataggcacatactacaaaGTAGTTGCGTTTAATAATCTCCTTTAACTGACTGTTTAAGGcttgtttattgttttcgcCGCATATGAAGTTCATTTGCTCATCCTCTAAGTGATCAATGCTACAAATTTCTCTAACAGCTTCTTCATAACTGGGCACAACCGCAGCATAAAGTCCGGAATCCGTCGTGAAGTTGGCTAAAGGCATAACTGTTTCGATGACCGTTTTGCTACCTGCTTCGTTAACAGTTTGACTAACTATACTACTCGCTTCGTTGGCTGTTTTACTAACTGTCTTATTAACTGTTTCATTATCCATTTGACTAACTGTTTCATCAACCTCTTCGTtaactgtctcactaactgttttgctaactgtctcactaactgtttcaatAACTgcttcactaactgtttcactaactgtttcactaactgtttcactaactgtttcactaactaattcactaactgtttcactaacaaTAGAACTGACTGTTTTACTATTTGCTTTTCTATATCTTTTACTATCGACTGGGTTGACCGTTATCCTTCCCAAGGCGTCTGGATCCAGTTTCAACTGGCACGCTTCCATGAAATTTCGTCCAAGAACTACATtatgactcatagactcgtCTGGGACCacgtacaaataaaaataacatttaactttttcttttataatgtaaCATAAGATTTTTCCATGTATTGTCAGTTGGCTTTTATTCAGCCCGAAAGAGGTTTCTGAAGCGGAttctaaattaatttcctTGGATACATTGCTTaactttgtaaatgatatttggACTCCCTGTGTCTATGAGGCATTCTGTAGTTAATGGGATTTTATAGAtattgtgaaaaaaaaatcttGACAAGTCTTACATAATTGTTGATATTGGCGCTCTTGCGCTCCGGGCATTGTCCGACGAAGTGTCCAAATGCCGCACAGGCATAGCAGGATCCGGGCTCCCTCTTTGACTTGAGACACTCCCTGGCGAAGTGCCCTTTGGAGTTGCAATTGGCACAACGTAAGTCCTTATTGGCTGCACCTCCTCCAGTAAGGCGCTTTGATGAACTGCTCCCTGTTTTGTGCTTCGGCAGACGGACTTCCGAGAAAGCCCGCAGAATTTGCATCGGCTCGGAGAAACACTGTATGCGCAACGCTGGTGCTGGGATTCCTTCAATGATGTTTTCCAGGAGCTCCTCTAGACCGATGTTGATGTCGTTGGCCAGCATCACCTTGTCCTCGAAGTAAACAGCAAATTTCTCATCCGGATGCCATTCGCGTTTTTGAAATGCGTTCCTCAGTTCCCCTTTTGACATCTTGACCTCGAATGTCAA
The sequence above is a segment of the Drosophila mauritiana strain mau12 unplaced genomic scaffold, ASM438214v1 Y_06, whole genome shotgun sequence genome. Coding sequences within it:
- the LOC117149965 gene encoding CCHC-type zinc finger protein CG3800-like, which produces MQILRAFSEVRLPKHKTGSSSSKRLTGGGAANKDLRCANCNSKGHFARECLKSKREPGSCYACAAFGHFVGQCPERKSANINNYNAS